tatggtacctcgtttacgatttatacggatcataagagtttgagatttttgtttactcagccagagttgaatatgaggcagagacggtggttagatttgttaaaagattatgattgtgagattGAGTATCATCCTAGTCGAGCTAATCTTActgctgatgcattgagtcgtaaaGTTAGCTGTACTGCAGAGGATGTGGGTCGTTTATCAACTATGATGATGTCTTGTTGTTCTTTgggatatgattttgatatttcgACGACTCCTATCCAGGTATCTACCTTATTAGCTGAACCTGATATATATGGTTGTATTCGTGACGCACAGATGACAGATGAGAGAGTTCAGCGATGGAAGGAGTTGGTTTCTCGGAAACAAGATACCTGTTTTAGAGTGGCTGATGATGGCAGTTTGAGGATGAAGGATAGATGGGTAGTTCCTGATACACCTGAGTTGCGCCAGGGCCTGTTGCGAcgtgcacattgtagtcgatattctatccaccctggtggaaagaagatgtataaggatctacgCTCTAAGTTTTGGTGGAAGGGAATGAAACTTGATGTGATGGATTTTGTACGTCGATGTCTCAATTGTCAACAGATCAAAGCTGAGAGGAGAAGGCCAGGAGGTGAATTGAGGAGTTTAGAAGTACCGacttggaaatgggagcacatatcgatggattttgtgactcatttgccAAGAAGCACTGGAActattgatgctatttgggtgattgttgatcgattNTGTCATCTATTCCATTGGTGGAGTTTgcgtataacaatagttatcaaagtagtattcagatggctccatttgaggcattgtatgggagGCGTTGTAGATCTCTGTTATACTGGGATGATGTTGATCGAGCTGCAGTTACCGGTCCTGATATGATTCATGAGATGGAACAAAAAGTAAAGTTGATACAACAACGATTGAAAGCAGCGCAAGATAGACAAGCCGCCTATGCCAATAAAAGACGAAGACCCTTAGAGTTTCAGCAGGGCGATcgagtatttttgaaagtttctcCTTTTCGTGGCACAGTGCGATTTGGTATGAAAGGAAAGTTGGCACCGAGATATGTTGGCCCGTATGAGATATTGCAGCGGATAAGCACTTTGGCTTATCGATTGGCTCTACCTCCATCTTTATCTggtattcatgatgtgtttcatgtgtcgatgtGGCGGAAGTACGAGCCAGACCCTTCACATGTGTTGGATATTTCTGAGGTTCAGTTAGATCCTGATGTGTCTTATGTTGAGAGACCAGTTTGTATTTTGGATCGATCTGAACGGAAGCTTCGTAGTAAACTTATACCGATGGTGAAGGTTCAGTGGGAGCACCGAGGTgtcgaagaggccacttgggagacagagcgGCATATGAGAGAGCTCTACACCTACTTATTCTGATGGTATGAGGTATTTTTATTTGTGCATGTTATTTCTGTTGTTGATTAATTTCGTGGTCGAAATTCATTTAAGGAGGGTAGAAatgtaatgcctgaagt
This DNA window, taken from Primulina huaijiensis isolate GDHJ02 unplaced genomic scaffold, ASM1229523v2 scaffold601, whole genome shotgun sequence, encodes the following:
- the LOC140970474 gene encoding uncharacterized protein, producing MTDERVQRWKELVSRKQDTCFRVADDGSLRMKDRWIKAERRRPGGELRSLEVPTWKWEHISMDFVTHLPRSTGTIDAIWALYGRRCRSLLYWDDVDRAAVTGPDMIHEMEQKVKLIQQRLKAAQDRQAAYANKRRRPLEFQQGDRVFLKVSPFRGTVRFGMKGKLAPRYVGPYEILQRISTLAYRLALPPSLSGIHDVFHVSMWRKYEPDPSHVLDISEVQLDPDVSYVERPVCILDRSERKLRSKLIPMVKVQWEHRGVEEATWETERHMRELYTYLF